The genomic window AGCCGCAGGAAATCCGCCACTTTTCCAGTGAAGACGTGCCCATTTCCGTGGGCATCATTCTGGATGCGAGCGGCAGCATGGGCAACAAGATGGATCGCGTGCGCGAAGCCGTAAGTCAATTCTGCGACGCCGCAAATCCTCGGGATGAGTTCTTCATGGTGATGTTTTCCGACGAGCCTCGCGTGGCGACAGACTTTACCTTCTCCCCCGAAGATCTCGAAAGAGACTTGCTGTTCACGAAACCGAAAGGGCGAACAGCCCTGCTCGACGCCATCTACCTTGGCTTGCATATGATGGACAATGCCACATATGCCAAGAAGGCCCTGCTCATCATCTCGGACGGCGGCGACAACCATAGTCGCTATACCGAAAAGGAAATCAAAACGGCGGCGAGGGAATCGGACGTAATGGTTTACGCCGTTGGAACCTTTGACCGGTATGCGCCGACGCAGGAAGAGATGCTCGGCCCCGGCCTGCTGTCGCAAATCGCGAGTTCTACGGGAGGCCGGTCCTTCGTGGTCGAGAACGCGGTCGCATTGCCGGAGATTACGCGGCGGATCGGAGCAGAGCTTCGAACCCAATACGTTCTGGGTTATCGTCCGCAGGACGTCGCGCCAGACGGGAAATGGCACAAGATTCAAGTGAAATTAAGATTGCCAAAAAAGTTTTCTTTCCTGCGCGCCCATGCCAGGTCTGGATATTACGCGGCCAGCAGGTAGGCCCAGCACGGCGAAGCCGGAATCGTAAGGACTCGCAAATGATTCGAAAACTACGAACAGGCCAATACCGTTTGTACTCGCGCAAGAAGAACCCTAAGACAGGCAAGCGCCGAAATCTCGGCACGTTCGCTACTCGACGTGCCGCAGAAGCGCACGAACGAGCGGTTCAATATTTCAAGCGTAGTTGAAGGTTGGGTTCAGGCGCTACATAAAGGCGGGAAGAAAAAAAGTCCCGACCCATGAGGTCGGGACTTCAAGAGTAGATGAAGCGTCACCAACT from Candidatus Sulfotelmatobacter sp. includes these protein-coding regions:
- a CDS encoding VWA domain-containing protein codes for the protein MPVLRNASHVFAAALQITLSVFLLLGVLDTALPAQTDVNDVHVVPRRSPIALSDALVSSVGGLHLIKSDVNLVLVPVSVTDPLERLVTGLNQENFQLFEGKKPQEIRHFSSEDVPISVGIILDASGSMGNKMDRVREAVSQFCDAANPRDEFFMVMFSDEPRVATDFTFSPEDLERDLLFTKPKGRTALLDAIYLGLHMMDNATYAKKALLIISDGGDNHSRYTEKEIKTAARESDVMVYAVGTFDRYAPTQEEMLGPGLLSQIASSTGGRSFVVENAVALPEITRRIGAELRTQYVLGYRPQDVAPDGKWHKIQVKLRLPKKFSFLRAHARSGYYAASR